The Williamwhitmania taraxaci genome has a segment encoding these proteins:
- a CDS encoding SusF/SusE family outer membrane protein has product MKKILLRSLTSFFAVTMLFVACTKEDKDVTLESKLATSETTKIFNTSATVIGFVVSTGSGISEKGVCYSTSPEPTIAGDKVIFTADSVITATFEVTLTGLDFATKYYARAYAITVGGVLYGEELSFTTLPNVPTVTTAVFTAMSGTTAQGGGEVSDDGRGAITQRGVCYSVLPNPTLEHCKDSITSDGKAVGTFTSSISKLKQKTKYYVKAFATNSGGTGYGTEVSFTTPASIVKLYAAGAFQGWDPAAAKDSLMNTETDPIVRGFIYFPAAGEFKFVAQKSWTGTAYGLGSAAGILSTAADAGNLSVPSAGYYQFAIDMINMTYTAIKTDWGIIGSGTAGGWDSDQNMTYSAFFRSWFATIPLTAGEIKFRANDGWDINFGGPDGKLTAGGDNIAVSTAGTYSVMMNLSSPNNYKYSVTQWGIIGSATAGGWDSDQNMTPNANNTWTITANLTVGEFKFRANDGWDINLGGTPSNISWGGDNIVVSTAGTYTITLDLVNGTYTIL; this is encoded by the coding sequence ATGAAAAAAATATTATTACGATCGCTTACATCCTTTTTTGCGGTTACAATGCTATTTGTTGCTTGTACAAAGGAGGATAAGGATGTTACGCTAGAATCAAAACTCGCAACCTCCGAAACCACTAAAATCTTTAATACCTCTGCCACTGTTATCGGCTTTGTAGTTTCAACGGGAAGTGGTATAAGTGAAAAAGGTGTTTGTTACAGTACTTCACCAGAACCTACGATAGCTGGAGACAAAGTAATATTTACAGCAGATTCTGTTATTACAGCAACTTTTGAGGTTACTCTTACAGGATTGGATTTTGCCACCAAATACTATGCGCGTGCGTATGCAATAACTGTTGGTGGTGTTTTATATGGTGAAGAACTGTCTTTTACAACTTTACCAAATGTACCAACTGTTACTACCGCTGTTTTTACGGCTATGTCTGGAACAACAGCCCAAGGTGGCGGTGAAGTTAGCGACGACGGTCGTGGAGCAATAACTCAACGCGGGGTTTGCTATAGTGTTCTACCAAATCCTACACTTGAGCATTGCAAAGACAGTATTACTTCCGATGGTAAAGCAGTTGGAACATTTACAAGTTCTATCTCCAAACTAAAACAGAAAACGAAGTATTATGTTAAAGCTTTTGCAACAAACAGCGGCGGTACAGGTTACGGCACAGAGGTTTCCTTTACTACACCTGCTTCTATTGTAAAATTGTATGCGGCCGGTGCTTTCCAAGGTTGGGATCCTGCTGCTGCTAAAGATTCCTTAATGAACACTGAAACCGACCCAATTGTAAGAGGTTTTATTTACTTCCCTGCTGCCGGTGAATTCAAATTTGTTGCGCAAAAAAGCTGGACAGGAACAGCTTATGGTTTGGGAAGTGCGGCTGGGATACTTAGCACTGCTGCTGATGCCGGTAATTTGAGCGTTCCTTCGGCTGGATACTATCAATTTGCAATAGACATGATCAACATGACCTATACTGCAATCAAAACTGATTGGGGTATAATCGGCAGTGGTACTGCAGGTGGCTGGGATTCCGATCAAAACATGACTTACAGTGCATTCTTCAGAAGTTGGTTTGCCACTATTCCATTAACTGCTGGAGAAATTAAATTCAGAGCTAATGATGGCTGGGATATCAACTTTGGTGGCCCTGACGGAAAACTAACTGCAGGAGGCGATAATATTGCCGTATCTACAGCGGGTACTTATAGTGTTATGATGAATCTATCCTCGCCTAACAATTACAAATATTCTGTTACTCAATGGGGTATTATTGGTAGTGCTACTGCAGGTGGCTGGGATTCTGATCAAAACATGACGCCAAACGCAAACAACACCTGGACAATAACTGCTAACCTGACTGTTGGTGAGTTTAAGTTCAGAGCAAATGATGGCTGGGATATTAATCTAGGCGGTACTCCATCAAATATATCATGGGGTGGCGATAACATAGTAGTATCCACAGCAGGAACGTATACAATTACGTTAGATCTTGTAAATGGAACATATACTATTCTATAG
- a CDS encoding SusE domain-containing protein — protein sequence MNKLLYIMSIGMLGLLFSCEKDESKATMLENPIVPTFQTIPDLTLTRAAGTNTLKFVGTLLNPGYNASAKYFLEACPKGNNFVNTAAILSDVQDTSMLITVSDLNSILLKKFPGDQVSEADLRIRAVMVVDGGTGSKTFEYTSETKTVNVTLYGLPRLDFITGGVVVGKVESALGNGVYAGFVKFDNTKTYTLKDPDANKTYGGNSGILSENGSAISINDNGWNKVNADVNGLTYAVAQYRIGLVGSASPNGWDSPDSPMDYDAATGTWQITVDLIVGEIKFRKNDGWAWNLGGTASSLVHNGANIAVSAAGNYTITLTITNDVGELGSFTIVKN from the coding sequence ATGAACAAGCTATTATATATTATGTCCATTGGAATGCTGGGGCTTCTATTCTCCTGTGAGAAGGATGAATCGAAGGCAACCATGCTAGAGAATCCTATCGTGCCAACGTTTCAAACAATTCCGGATCTTACGCTTACCCGTGCTGCTGGAACAAACACATTGAAGTTTGTTGGTACACTCTTAAATCCTGGTTATAATGCCTCAGCGAAATACTTTTTAGAGGCTTGCCCTAAGGGAAATAACTTCGTGAATACTGCTGCTATTCTTTCAGATGTTCAAGACACAAGCATGCTAATCACCGTTAGTGATTTGAATAGCATTTTGTTGAAGAAATTTCCAGGAGATCAAGTTTCGGAAGCGGATTTAAGAATCCGTGCAGTAATGGTTGTCGATGGTGGTACTGGAAGCAAAACTTTCGAGTATACTTCAGAAACTAAAACGGTTAATGTAACACTTTATGGCTTACCTCGTCTTGATTTCATAACAGGTGGTGTCGTTGTTGGAAAAGTTGAATCGGCTTTAGGAAATGGTGTCTATGCTGGTTTTGTTAAGTTCGACAATACAAAGACCTATACTTTAAAGGATCCTGATGCAAACAAGACCTATGGGGGAAATTCTGGTATCCTTTCAGAAAATGGCTCTGCAATTTCTATAAACGATAATGGATGGAACAAGGTTAATGCTGATGTTAATGGATTAACCTACGCTGTTGCACAGTATCGAATTGGACTTGTAGGCTCGGCTAGTCCTAATGGATGGGATTCACCTGATTCACCTATGGATTACGATGCAGCTACCGGAACTTGGCAAATCACTGTTGATCTCATTGTCGGCGAAATAAAATTCAGAAAAAATGATGGTTGGGCTTGGAACCTTGGAGGTACTGCCAGCAGTTTGGTTCACAACGGAGCAAACATTGCTGTAAGTGCTGCCGGTAATTATACCATTACACTTACTATCACAAATGATGTAGGTGAACTTGGTTCTTTTACGATTGTTAAAAACTAA
- a CDS encoding RagB/SusD family nutrient uptake outer membrane protein produces MKTRNIILGIVLSTLMVTSCVKDLDITPKDPNTILSGNLGDDPVYTKQFLAKLYASFIISGQGSNGGDDIAASDGNFFTTVRALWNVQEITTDEAICAWGDIGISDLNTQTWSATNPFLTALYQRLGLSITYANQFIGATNGSTDPTIIRYNAEARFLRALAYTYYMDLFANPPFTTEADGVGKFFPKQTDRVTLFNYIVAELTDIEDKLSEPGSSSAQANKAAAWMLLARVYLNAGVYTGTPQWENCKIYCDKVINSGNYSLASNYRQNFSADNDRSTNPEMIFAYAQDGVNIQGYVGTTFIIESSSDARYIKAEDFHGLTNNTNWNGNRARKQFMNVLVDTLATYGNIAVPANDTLFKISKDTRVLIKMKKSMDIPSPSSSGDYGIGVYKFTATNADGTQAATYNSAYASTDFPVFRLADAYLMRAEANFNGATGGASEALADVNYIRDRAFHAGAFGANPANRIAAVTAKALLDERGREFYYEAQRRTDLIRFGQFTNGTYVWAWKGGVANGTSTSSHLNIFPIPGEEVSANPNIKQNTGY; encoded by the coding sequence ATGAAAACTAGAAATATAATTCTTGGAATTGTTCTTTCAACACTCATGGTAACATCGTGTGTGAAAGACCTTGATATAACACCGAAGGACCCCAATACCATATTATCAGGAAACCTCGGAGACGATCCAGTATATACAAAACAATTTTTAGCTAAATTGTATGCTAGCTTTATTATCTCGGGCCAAGGATCAAATGGTGGCGATGATATTGCTGCATCGGATGGTAACTTTTTTACCACTGTGCGTGCACTTTGGAACGTTCAGGAAATCACTACGGATGAGGCAATATGTGCCTGGGGTGACATTGGTATTTCCGATTTGAATACTCAAACTTGGAGCGCCACTAATCCATTCTTAACAGCGCTATACCAACGTTTAGGTTTATCAATTACGTATGCAAACCAGTTTATAGGTGCTACAAATGGCAGCACGGATCCTACAATAATTCGCTATAATGCTGAGGCTAGATTTTTAAGAGCGTTGGCTTATACATACTATATGGATCTATTTGCTAACCCACCTTTTACAACTGAGGCCGATGGTGTTGGTAAATTCTTTCCTAAACAAACTGATCGCGTAACATTATTCAACTACATTGTTGCTGAACTAACAGATATTGAAGACAAACTCTCTGAGCCAGGTTCAAGTTCCGCTCAAGCTAATAAAGCTGCAGCATGGATGCTTTTAGCACGTGTTTATCTTAATGCTGGAGTATATACCGGAACTCCACAATGGGAAAATTGCAAAATCTATTGTGACAAGGTAATTAATTCAGGCAACTACTCTTTAGCTTCGAATTATCGCCAAAATTTTAGCGCTGATAACGACAGAAGCACTAATCCTGAAATGATTTTTGCCTATGCTCAAGATGGTGTAAATATCCAAGGCTATGTTGGAACTACCTTTATTATTGAATCATCAAGCGATGCTAGATACATTAAAGCTGAGGATTTCCATGGATTAACCAACAATACCAACTGGAATGGCAACAGGGCAAGAAAGCAATTTATGAACGTTTTAGTTGACACACTTGCCACTTACGGCAACATTGCTGTGCCAGCCAATGATACACTCTTTAAAATATCGAAAGACACCCGTGTATTAATTAAGATGAAGAAGAGCATGGATATACCTAGTCCTTCTTCGAGCGGCGATTATGGCATTGGAGTATATAAGTTTACTGCAACTAATGCTGACGGAACTCAAGCCGCTACCTATAATTCAGCATATGCTAGTACTGATTTTCCTGTTTTCCGCCTTGCTGATGCATATTTGATGAGAGCTGAGGCAAATTTCAACGGTGCCACAGGTGGTGCAAGTGAGGCGCTGGCTGATGTAAACTACATTAGAGACAGAGCATTTCATGCAGGTGCATTTGGTGCAAATCCAGCAAATCGCATTGCCGCTGTAACAGCCAAAGCGTTGCTCGACGAACGTGGACGTGAATTCTACTATGAGGCTCAACGTCGTACCGACCTAATTCGTTTCGGACAATTTACAAACGGAACTTATGTATGGGCTTGGAAAGGTGGCGTAGCCAACGGAACTAGCACAAGTTCGCATTTAAACATCTTCCCTATTCCAGGCGAAGAAGTTTCTGCAAACCCGAACATCAAACAGAACACTGGTTACTAA
- a CDS encoding SusC/RagA family TonB-linked outer membrane protein: MKHLFTLVGRMLLVSIILCSGGLAYAQDLSVSGKVTDASNGSTMVGATVYVKGTSNGTATDLDGNYTISVASQNTLVFSSIGYTTQEVVVTGNIINVVLKPATEQIDEVVVIGYGTVKKSDATGSVVAVSSDRFNKGAITSAQDLLVGKSAGVVITNAGGAPGSGSTIRIRGGSSLNASNDPLIVVDGVAISNENVSGSSNFLSFINPNDIETFTVLKDASATAIYGSRASNGVIIITTKKGKVGSAFSVRYDGNTSISSAIEFLDVYSADEIRKIAFDKQDLFGVSSFTRLGNSSTNWQKEIFRTAISQDHNVSVTGAYKTLPYRVSVGYTDQNGIMKNTDLQRTTGSINLDPSFLDGSLKVSVNAKGMYTKNNFGDAGALGSAVNMDPTKPIKDGNAVSDGYFQWANYGSSLGTSNPVEQLMAADNKSEVSRFVGNAQIDYKLPFIEGLKANLNVATDFTKSDGYNNRPITSPTGLTGGYLGRLSDYNAKSYNNLLDFYFNYNKDLTEVSSKLDLTAGYSWQHFKREGGSYTDGVIPNSNAPVTTSYISENYLVSFFGRLNYTFMDRYLFTATLRNDGSSRFAGSNQWGLFPAAALAWKIKDETFLKDVKVVSEMKLRLGWGVTGQQDIGSDYPSQSVFIASSPGSFYLIDGEYIPTLRPGASDPNIKWEETTTQNIGLDFGFVNDRISGSIDVYKRKTKDLLTIVPIPTGSNNSNRLFTNVGSLENSGVELSINTRPISKKDVSLELGFNVTYNKNKVTKLLMSDDPNFPGILEGDAFTGIKQVVKVGYPAHSFYLNQQVYDANGNPIEGLYVDLSGQGGVVSGDNADRYISKSPSPDYLLGFSARFTYKNFDFSGSARASIGNYVYNLVSAGASYDQMFQLNYWKNFTRQLNETQFVKRQFSSDHFVEDASFFKLDNLSAGYNFDNFYGKTTARISFTVQNVLTITKYSGLDPEVSGGIDNNFYPRPRTFMLGLSLKF, encoded by the coding sequence ATGAAGCACCTCTTCACACTTGTAGGACGAATGCTATTAGTTAGCATCATTCTATGCTCAGGGGGCCTGGCTTATGCTCAAGACCTATCTGTCTCGGGTAAAGTCACCGATGCCTCGAACGGTTCAACCATGGTTGGAGCAACCGTTTATGTAAAAGGAACCAGCAATGGTACCGCCACTGATCTAGATGGTAACTACACAATTAGCGTTGCCAGTCAGAACACGCTGGTATTTTCGAGTATTGGTTACACTACGCAGGAAGTAGTGGTTACCGGTAATATTATTAATGTTGTGCTAAAACCCGCAACAGAGCAAATCGATGAGGTTGTAGTTATCGGTTATGGTACAGTAAAGAAATCTGATGCAACAGGATCAGTTGTTGCAGTAAGTTCGGACCGATTCAACAAGGGTGCCATTACTTCTGCGCAAGATCTATTAGTTGGCAAAAGTGCTGGTGTTGTAATTACAAATGCTGGCGGAGCTCCCGGAAGTGGCTCAACTATTAGGATTCGTGGAGGTTCTTCGTTGAATGCTTCAAATGATCCTTTGATTGTTGTTGATGGTGTTGCCATCTCAAACGAAAACGTTTCGGGAAGCAGCAACTTCCTCTCCTTTATTAACCCAAACGATATTGAAACCTTCACGGTACTTAAAGATGCTTCGGCAACTGCTATTTACGGGTCTCGTGCATCGAATGGTGTTATTATAATTACCACTAAAAAAGGTAAAGTAGGAAGTGCATTTTCTGTAAGATACGATGGCAATACATCGATATCTAGCGCAATCGAATTTTTAGATGTGTATTCCGCTGACGAAATAAGGAAGATCGCATTCGACAAGCAAGATCTTTTTGGTGTTAGCAGCTTTACCCGCCTTGGAAATAGTTCGACCAATTGGCAGAAGGAAATTTTCCGCACTGCTATTTCACAAGATCACAACGTAAGTGTAACGGGTGCCTATAAAACATTACCTTATCGTGTATCTGTTGGATATACCGATCAGAATGGTATTATGAAAAACACCGACCTACAAAGGACAACAGGATCGATTAATTTGGATCCTAGTTTTCTTGATGGTAGCCTTAAAGTTTCGGTTAACGCCAAAGGAATGTATACCAAAAATAATTTTGGTGATGCAGGAGCATTAGGATCAGCTGTAAATATGGATCCAACCAAACCAATTAAAGATGGCAATGCCGTTTCTGACGGATATTTTCAGTGGGCAAACTACGGTTCTAGCCTTGGCACATCTAATCCTGTAGAACAGTTAATGGCTGCAGATAATAAATCAGAAGTGTCTCGTTTTGTTGGAAATGCTCAGATTGATTATAAACTTCCATTTATTGAAGGGTTAAAGGCCAACCTAAATGTGGCGACAGACTTCACTAAATCGGACGGTTATAACAATCGACCAATAACATCTCCAACCGGACTAACTGGTGGCTACTTAGGACGATTGAGCGATTACAATGCAAAAAGTTATAATAACCTTCTCGATTTTTACTTCAACTATAATAAAGACTTAACTGAAGTATCGAGCAAGTTAGATTTAACAGCAGGTTACTCATGGCAACACTTCAAACGTGAAGGTGGTTCTTATACCGATGGTGTAATACCTAACAGTAATGCTCCAGTTACAACTTCATACATTTCTGAAAACTATCTCGTTTCATTTTTTGGACGATTGAACTATACCTTCATGGATCGGTATTTGTTTACCGCAACCCTTCGTAACGACGGTTCATCTCGCTTTGCAGGTTCCAATCAGTGGGGTCTTTTCCCTGCAGCAGCTCTTGCTTGGAAAATTAAGGACGAGACGTTCCTAAAGGATGTAAAGGTTGTTTCTGAAATGAAACTTAGATTGGGATGGGGTGTCACTGGACAACAAGATATTGGAAGCGATTATCCATCTCAGTCAGTATTCATCGCCTCATCTCCAGGATCGTTTTATCTCATCGATGGAGAATATATCCCTACATTGCGCCCTGGTGCATCCGACCCAAATATTAAATGGGAAGAAACAACAACCCAGAACATTGGTTTAGATTTTGGGTTCGTAAACGACCGTATTTCTGGATCTATCGACGTATACAAGCGCAAGACCAAAGATCTATTAACCATTGTTCCAATACCTACAGGAAGCAATAACTCAAATAGACTCTTCACTAATGTTGGTAGTCTTGAAAACAGTGGTGTTGAATTATCAATTAACACCCGACCTATTTCTAAAAAGGACGTGTCGTTGGAGTTAGGGTTTAATGTTACTTATAACAAAAATAAGGTTACTAAATTGCTGATGAGCGATGATCCAAACTTTCCAGGTATTCTTGAGGGTGATGCATTTACAGGGATTAAGCAAGTTGTAAAGGTTGGTTACCCTGCTCACTCATTTTACTTAAATCAGCAAGTTTACGATGCCAACGGCAATCCAATTGAAGGTTTGTATGTTGATCTTTCAGGTCAAGGCGGAGTTGTTAGCGGAGATAATGCAGACAGATACATTTCAAAGAGCCCATCACCGGATTACCTACTAGGATTCTCGGCACGATTTACTTACAAGAATTTTGACTTCTCCGGATCGGCTCGCGCAAGCATTGGCAACTACGTTTACAACCTTGTATCAGCAGGTGCTTCTTACGACCAAATGTTTCAGCTTAACTACTGGAAGAATTTTACAAGACAATTGAATGAGACCCAATTTGTAAAGCGTCAGTTCTCGAGCGATCACTTTGTTGAAGATGCTTCGTTCTTCAAACTTGACAACTTAAGTGCAGGTTACAACTTCGACAATTTTTATGGTAAAACGACTGCTCGTATTAGTTTCACCGTTCAAAACGTGCTTACAATTACGAAGTATTCTGGCCTCGACCCAGAAGTGTCCGGTGGTATTGACAATAACTTTTACCCAAGACCTAGAACATTTATGCTTGGTTTAAGCCTAAAGTTTTAA
- a CDS encoding LacI family DNA-binding transcriptional regulator translates to MKPHPVTIKDIARELGVSPSTVSRALKDHPDISEETRRVVKELADRLKYKPNAIALSLKNRKSNVVGVIIPQIVHYFFSSVISGIDEVATKYGYSVMIAQSNELFDKEVEAMAALADGRIDGLLISISKETVKYDHFRQFKEEGIEIVFFDRIPDDFKSDSVVIDDFQGALKAVQHLIDGGHKRILHLAGPQTRLIGRKRLKGYLQALENNHIPFDEKLVVSCDTFDKALEKMPELVSSGLQFDAVFTVNDFTAAGVIQSLKLLGKLVPDDMAVVGYGDDDIAKMIYPTLTTIRQPGKEMGIRAMEMLHKRLSSIEENTEIVSEVLQAELVQRNSSLRV, encoded by the coding sequence ATGAAGCCACATCCAGTAACAATCAAGGACATAGCTCGCGAATTAGGCGTATCGCCATCCACTGTTTCACGCGCCCTGAAAGATCATCCTGATATTAGCGAGGAAACTCGTAGGGTTGTGAAGGAACTGGCAGATAGATTGAAATATAAACCGAATGCGATTGCCCTAAGTCTGAAGAATCGAAAGAGTAATGTGGTGGGGGTAATTATTCCCCAAATAGTACACTACTTTTTCTCTTCAGTGATCAGCGGAATTGATGAGGTGGCTACAAAATACGGATATAGTGTGATGATCGCACAATCGAATGAACTTTTCGATAAAGAGGTTGAAGCGATGGCCGCCTTAGCCGATGGTCGAATTGATGGGCTACTAATCTCTATTTCGAAAGAGACAGTGAAGTATGACCACTTCCGCCAGTTTAAGGAGGAGGGGATTGAGATCGTGTTCTTCGATCGGATTCCTGACGATTTCAAAAGCGATAGCGTTGTTATTGACGATTTTCAAGGTGCCCTTAAGGCCGTTCAGCATCTAATTGATGGTGGACATAAACGTATCCTTCACCTTGCCGGACCACAAACAAGGCTTATTGGTCGAAAACGACTAAAAGGATATTTGCAGGCATTGGAGAACAATCATATCCCATTTGATGAGAAGCTTGTTGTTTCGTGCGATACATTTGATAAGGCACTCGAAAAAATGCCGGAATTGGTAAGCAGCGGTTTGCAATTCGATGCGGTATTTACCGTAAACGATTTTACGGCTGCTGGGGTTATTCAATCGCTCAAATTGTTAGGCAAACTTGTTCCAGACGATATGGCTGTTGTAGGATATGGGGATGATGATATTGCGAAAATGATTTATCCTACTCTTACCACAATTCGACAACCTGGCAAAGAGATGGGTATTCGTGCCATGGAAATGCTCCATAAACGGCTCAGTAGTATCGAAGAAAATACTGAAATTGTCTCAGAGGTTTTGCAGGCCGAATTAGTTCAGAGAAACAGCTCATTAAGGGTGTAA